A DNA window from Mariprofundus aestuarium contains the following coding sequences:
- the pstC gene encoding phosphate ABC transporter permease subunit PstC: protein MIYSDLFFWLFGGLIPLGVTAFMVARSKALGSEKDGSRLHSLPGYYGWYAVIWLALPAMLSGIVFSFTHMFGLFSIPAPMLLGAMFTIGGAGLWYGLRHINVDFRAREKVEKVTTGMLVIAASISVLTTLGIVLSVVFESVNFFQAISFWDFITGTKWEPDTAFLIGAGRDTAGMTPPAFGAVPIFAGTFMITAIAMMVAVPVGLFSAIYMSEYASHSARGRLKPMLEILAGIPTVVYGFFAAITVSPLIVKAAHALGLEADYTNALAPGLIMGVMIIPFVSSLSDDVITAVPQGLRDGSLALGTTKAETIRHIVLPAALPGIVAAFLLATSRAIGETMIVVMAAGLRPNLTANPLEGITTVTVKIVEALTGDQEFDSAFTQSAFALGFVLLLITLVLNIVSSIVVRKFKQRYE, encoded by the coding sequence ATGATATATTCTGACCTGTTTTTCTGGCTTTTTGGCGGCTTAATTCCCCTGGGAGTCACCGCATTCATGGTCGCGCGCAGTAAAGCGCTGGGCTCTGAGAAGGACGGCTCACGCCTGCACTCCCTGCCCGGTTATTACGGCTGGTATGCAGTCATCTGGCTGGCCCTGCCTGCGATGCTCAGCGGCATTGTTTTCAGCTTCACACACATGTTCGGCCTCTTCTCCATCCCGGCACCTATGCTGCTGGGCGCCATGTTCACCATTGGTGGCGCAGGACTCTGGTATGGACTTCGTCATATCAATGTGGACTTCCGGGCTCGTGAAAAGGTAGAGAAGGTCACAACCGGCATGCTCGTCATCGCTGCCAGTATCTCCGTTCTAACCACACTCGGCATTGTTCTCTCCGTCGTCTTTGAATCGGTGAATTTCTTTCAGGCCATCTCATTCTGGGATTTCATCACCGGCACCAAGTGGGAGCCTGATACTGCCTTCCTAATTGGCGCTGGCCGCGACACTGCGGGAATGACCCCACCTGCATTCGGCGCGGTGCCGATCTTTGCCGGCACCTTTATGATTACCGCCATTGCCATGATGGTTGCTGTACCTGTCGGCCTCTTCTCTGCGATCTATATGTCAGAGTACGCATCACACAGCGCCCGTGGCAGGCTCAAGCCGATGCTGGAGATTCTGGCTGGCATCCCTACCGTGGTTTATGGCTTCTTCGCAGCCATTACCGTCAGCCCGCTGATCGTAAAAGCCGCCCATGCCTTAGGTCTGGAAGCCGATTACACCAATGCACTGGCACCGGGTTTAATCATGGGTGTAATGATTATCCCGTTTGTCTCATCGCTCTCCGATGATGTTATCACTGCCGTTCCACAAGGTTTGCGCGATGGTTCATTGGCACTCGGCACCACCAAAGCTGAAACCATTCGCCATATTGTACTGCCGGCCGCGCTTCCAGGCATCGTAGCCGCCTTCCTGCTGGCCACGTCCCGTGCCATTGGTGAAACCATGATTGTGGTGATGGCAGCTGGCCTGCGTCCAAACCTGACTGCCAATCCGCTGGAAGGGATTACCACAGTTACCGTAAAGATCGTGGAAGCTCTGACCGGTGATCAGGAATTTGACTCCGCCTTTACTCAGTCGGCTTTTGCCCTCGGCTTTGTACTACTGCTGATCACACTGGTTCTGAATATTGTCTCAAGCATTGTCGTACGCAAATTCAAGCAGAGGTACGAATAA